The following coding sequences are from one Shewanella eurypsychrophilus window:
- a CDS encoding Type 1 glutamine amidotransferase-like domain-containing protein — MMLAFVSDPNTDNGVAAIKYVVDSLGSCLKHIGHIASQPDPGRGYYVSTQQMYSRLGGRLNCYLELEDGFNEASLKQLLACDVIHLSGGDTYRFLKWLRYRGLLPVLRQYVTEGGALIGVSAGAMIMTPSVETASLCGDINRVGLQVLSGLSAVPFHFVPHVSYTQTPAIIEQELRALSKGISQVYFCSDNDSLVIDNGNVIEMGEPFRWQEGE; from the coding sequence ATGATGTTGGCATTCGTCAGTGATCCCAATACTGATAATGGAGTTGCTGCGATAAAATATGTGGTGGATTCACTGGGATCATGCTTGAAGCACATTGGCCATATCGCCTCACAGCCAGACCCAGGCAGAGGTTACTATGTCTCTACTCAGCAAATGTACAGTAGGTTAGGTGGTAGGCTCAATTGCTACTTAGAGTTGGAAGACGGTTTCAATGAAGCCAGCCTAAAGCAGTTATTAGCTTGCGATGTGATTCATTTATCCGGAGGTGATACTTATCGTTTCCTCAAGTGGCTTAGGTATCGTGGGTTACTTCCTGTCCTTCGTCAATATGTGACAGAGGGTGGCGCACTGATTGGTGTCAGTGCGGGCGCTATGATAATGACTCCGTCTGTCGAGACGGCAAGTTTATGTGGTGATATAAACAGAGTGGGCTTACAGGTGCTATCCGGTTTATCTGCGGTGCCGTTTCACTTTGTTCCCCATGTTTCTTATACGCAAACGCCTGCAATTATCGAACAAGAACTGCGAGCATTAAGTAAGGGCATATCACAAGTGTATTTTTGTTCTGATAACGATAGTTTAGTGATTGATAACGGTAACGTGATTGAAATGGGAGAGCCATTTCGTTGGCAAGAGGGTGAGTGA
- the pdsO gene encoding sortase-associated OmpA-like protein PdsO yields the protein MKKQLITVLVMSSLTFSSMSDAAEIESQREHHEELIGVSSGIVLGAVVAGPVGAIIGAFTGAIIGKSVGDETELKSQQAKLSEQQMQITKLNDDNQSLALISNQYESAKYELEELKLVRQQKLSELELGLNIQFKTGSSQLETHFQPQLDELASALLMSNDLRLDLTGYADRRGNSIYNQALSEQRVAEVKNYLVSQGIEEQRLDFRAYGASAPITSEQSFENDFFDRRVTIKFVTEDSAVASNQ from the coding sequence ATGAAGAAACAATTAATTACCGTGCTAGTGATGAGTTCATTAACTTTCTCATCTATGAGCGATGCAGCAGAAATAGAGAGTCAGCGTGAGCATCATGAAGAACTCATTGGCGTTAGTTCTGGCATTGTTCTTGGTGCTGTTGTTGCTGGTCCTGTCGGGGCAATTATTGGTGCCTTTACTGGCGCTATTATTGGTAAGTCAGTTGGCGATGAGACAGAACTGAAATCACAGCAAGCAAAGCTCAGTGAGCAGCAAATGCAGATAACTAAATTGAATGATGATAATCAGTCTCTTGCATTAATATCAAACCAGTATGAATCAGCAAAATATGAACTTGAAGAACTCAAGCTTGTTAGGCAACAGAAGCTGTCTGAATTAGAACTCGGACTTAATATTCAGTTTAAGACTGGTTCATCCCAGCTTGAAACACACTTTCAACCTCAACTAGATGAATTAGCAAGTGCATTGCTCATGTCTAATGATCTGAGACTTGATTTAACCGGCTATGCCGATAGAAGGGGAAACTCCATCTATAACCAAGCATTGTCAGAGCAAAGGGTTGCCGAAGTTAAAAACTACTTAGTGAGTCAGGGTATAGAAGAGCAAAGGCTAGATTTTAGAGCCTATGGTGCGAGTGCGCCGATCACCTCAGAGCAAAGTTTTGAAAATGACTTCTTCGATCGAAGAGTCACAATCAAGTTTGTTACTGAAGATTCAGCCGTTGCTTCAAATCAATAA
- the pdsR gene encoding proteobacterial dedicated sortase system response regulator encodes MKRIAIVEDEVAIRENYKEVLQQQGYSVQAYANRPMAMQAFSTRLPDLAIIDIGLGDEIDGGFTLCQSLRAMSSNLPIIFLTARDSDFDTVCGLRLGADDYLSKDVSFPHLIARLAALFRRSDLQGTESDEESLLERDQLVIDVNRMQVYWSKTAIELTVTEFWMVHALAKRPGHVRNRQELMQEAKIFVDDSTITSHVKRIRKKFQALDANFDCIDTVYGMGYRWDPQG; translated from the coding sequence ATGAAACGCATTGCCATCGTCGAAGATGAAGTCGCCATTCGCGAAAACTATAAAGAAGTATTGCAACAGCAAGGTTATAGCGTGCAAGCCTATGCGAATCGCCCTATGGCAATGCAAGCCTTTTCAACCCGTCTACCTGACTTAGCCATTATTGATATAGGCCTCGGAGATGAAATTGACGGCGGATTTACCCTTTGCCAATCATTAAGAGCCATGTCGAGTAACTTGCCCATTATTTTTTTAACTGCCAGAGACAGTGATTTTGATACCGTTTGTGGGCTCAGGTTAGGTGCGGATGATTACTTGAGTAAAGATGTTAGCTTCCCTCACCTTATCGCAAGATTAGCTGCCTTGTTTCGTCGTTCAGATCTTCAAGGCACTGAAAGCGACGAAGAGAGTTTATTAGAGAGAGATCAGCTGGTTATTGATGTTAATCGAATGCAAGTTTATTGGAGTAAAACCGCAATTGAACTAACAGTCACTGAATTCTGGATGGTTCATGCATTGGCTAAACGCCCCGGGCATGTACGAAATAGGCAGGAGTTAATGCAAGAGGCTAAAATTTTCGTTGATGACAGTACTATTACTTCTCATGTTAAGCGGATCCGGAAAAAGTTTCAGGCGTTAGATGCTAATTTTGATTGTATAGATACAGTCTATGGCATGGGATACCGCTGGGATCCTCAGGGCTAA
- a CDS encoding glycine zipper 2TM domain-containing protein — translation MLKPSFALLLSLSIALAASFHVSAAYERNQAVPVEKVIYASVTSVRNITEKQLVEDRNTGWKTFGGALLGGVIGHQFGGGSGQDVATVLGALIGAGVGNRYGDSSYYQELRLVELMVTQEGGEQVMIIQDLDPGMIFNPGDEVRVVYLQGSVRVDIAM, via the coding sequence ATGTTGAAACCTAGTTTTGCTTTGTTACTTAGTTTATCTATTGCTTTAGCTGCTTCATTTCATGTTTCAGCAGCTTACGAAAGGAACCAAGCTGTTCCGGTAGAAAAAGTGATTTATGCTAGTGTGACTTCGGTCAGAAATATTACTGAAAAACAGCTCGTCGAAGATAGAAATACTGGCTGGAAGACTTTTGGTGGCGCTTTGCTTGGTGGAGTCATAGGCCATCAGTTTGGCGGCGGGAGCGGTCAAGATGTTGCAACTGTACTGGGGGCATTAATTGGAGCTGGTGTCGGTAATCGATACGGGGATAGCTCCTATTATCAAGAGCTTAGACTGGTCGAACTCATGGTCACACAAGAAGGTGGTGAGCAAGTCATGATCATTCAGGATCTTGATCCTGGAATGATATTTAACCCTGGTGATGAGGTTAGAGTCGTATATCTTCAGGGAAGTGTGAGAGTTGATATCGCAATGTAA
- a CDS encoding cystathionine beta-lyase has protein sequence MKNETKIITVGRDKKWTKGVINPPVFRASTMVFDTMEEMRFATKNRAKGEMFYGRRGGPTHFAFQAAIAELEGGFGTALYPSGSAAISGALLSFLKAGDHLLMVDNAYEPTRDLCNKLLAGFGIETTYYDPMIGEGIAELIKPNTKVLFLESPGSVTMEIQDVPTLSKIAHQHDMIVMLDNTWASPINSRPFDMGVDISIQAATKYIVGHSDVMMGTATSNEAHWDQLRENSYLMGQCTSPDDVYLANRGLRTLGIRMQQHEQNALKVANWLQTRPEVDHLRHPAFESCPGHEFFKRDFSASNGLFSFVLKQGDLKSVTALVENMQYFKMGFSWGGFESLILGVFGIDKLRTATQWDSSKPLIRLHVGLENPDDLIADLEAGFERFNAELKR, from the coding sequence ATGAAAAATGAAACTAAAATCATTACTGTTGGACGAGATAAGAAGTGGACCAAAGGCGTGATTAACCCGCCAGTATTTCGTGCATCGACCATGGTATTTGACACCATGGAAGAGATGCGGTTCGCCACTAAAAATCGCGCTAAAGGCGAGATGTTTTACGGTAGACGTGGCGGTCCAACTCACTTTGCTTTTCAAGCGGCTATAGCAGAACTAGAAGGTGGCTTCGGTACCGCACTTTATCCATCAGGTTCAGCCGCCATCAGTGGTGCACTTCTATCATTTTTAAAAGCTGGCGACCATTTACTCATGGTAGACAATGCTTATGAGCCAACCAGAGATCTGTGTAATAAGTTACTCGCAGGTTTTGGCATTGAAACCACCTATTACGACCCTATGATTGGTGAAGGCATAGCAGAGCTAATCAAACCCAATACTAAAGTGTTGTTTCTAGAGTCCCCAGGCTCAGTAACCATGGAAATTCAAGATGTACCCACCTTGAGTAAAATTGCCCATCAGCATGACATGATAGTGATGTTAGATAATACCTGGGCATCCCCAATAAACTCTCGTCCTTTTGATATGGGTGTAGACATTTCGATTCAGGCTGCCACTAAATATATTGTTGGCCACTCTGATGTCATGATGGGCACGGCGACTTCAAATGAAGCACATTGGGATCAACTCAGAGAAAATAGCTATCTTATGGGTCAATGTACCTCTCCTGATGACGTCTATCTAGCCAACCGAGGTCTCAGAACCCTTGGTATTCGTATGCAACAGCATGAGCAAAATGCGCTTAAAGTTGCTAACTGGCTGCAAACCCGTCCGGAAGTTGATCACCTAAGGCATCCAGCCTTCGAATCATGTCCAGGTCATGAATTTTTCAAACGAGATTTTAGTGCTTCAAATGGCTTATTTTCATTTGTCCTTAAGCAAGGAGATCTCAAATCTGTCACCGCATTAGTTGAAAATATGCAGTACTTTAAAATGGGCTTTTCATGGGGCGGATTTGAAAGTCTTATTTTAGGTGTATTTGGAATCGACAAATTGCGAACAGCAACCCAATGGGATAGCAGTAAGCCACTGATAAGATTGCATGTTGGCTTAGAAAACCCAGATGATCTGATTGCCGATCTTGAGGCTGGATTTGAGCGTTTCAATGCCGAATTAAAACGCTAA
- the infA gene encoding translation initiation factor IF-1 translates to MAKEDNIEMQGTILETLPNTMFRVELENGHVVIAHISGKMRKNYIRILTGDKVTVQLTPYDLSKGRIVFRSR, encoded by the coding sequence ATGGCGAAAGAAGACAACATTGAGATGCAAGGCACGATCCTTGAAACCTTGCCGAACACAATGTTTCGTGTAGAGCTAGAAAACGGTCACGTCGTGATTGCACATATCTCAGGTAAAATGCGTAAAAACTACATCCGTATTTTAACAGGCGATAAAGTGACAGTTCAGCTGACCCCTTACGATTTGAGCAAAGGTCGCATCGTCTTCCGTTCACGCTAA
- a CDS encoding serine hydrolase domain-containing protein: MSNWFFPIISLPLVSLLFTTTSYANSDFQGISDTFKSQFHSQLKKNNVPGGAFVIVENDQILKMGAFGKRKKGGSLNVNTDTVFRLASVSKTFAGSLSTMLVHENKFSWDEPLQKYMPEFSLADPKASREINLGHLIGQSTGLMPNSYDNILNANGKLKKIIPKFSKLTLMCSPGSCYSYQNIAFSFMQPVIEQQTGKSYSNLVEQRIFQPLHMDTASIGMDDFLATKNRASPHIKTRSGFKKVKVKPNYYQVEPAAGVNASIKDLSKWLIANLGNNPEVLSPQLLAEIKTPGVRTSKELRRREWKRYLDDAHYGKGWRVYNFEGEELVYHAGWVAGYVAEVAYSPRLNIGMAMLLNGESRVMAKLGANFWHNVIKQQAKLSKEKASQVAAR; encoded by the coding sequence ATGTCCAACTGGTTTTTTCCGATTATCTCCCTTCCCCTCGTCAGCTTGCTGTTTACCACTACAAGCTATGCAAATTCAGATTTTCAAGGGATCAGCGATACGTTTAAATCGCAATTTCATAGCCAATTGAAAAAAAATAACGTCCCTGGTGGTGCATTTGTCATTGTTGAAAATGACCAGATCCTCAAAATGGGCGCATTCGGTAAACGTAAAAAAGGCGGTAGTTTAAATGTAAACACTGATACGGTATTTCGCTTAGCGTCAGTATCTAAGACCTTTGCAGGTTCATTATCCACCATGCTGGTTCATGAAAATAAATTTTCCTGGGATGAACCATTACAAAAATACATGCCTGAATTTAGCCTTGCCGATCCTAAAGCCAGCAGGGAAATTAACTTAGGCCACCTAATCGGCCAAAGCACAGGGCTTATGCCGAACAGTTACGATAATATCCTCAATGCCAACGGCAAGCTGAAAAAAATCATTCCTAAATTTTCAAAGCTAACGTTAATGTGCTCTCCAGGCAGTTGTTATAGCTACCAAAATATTGCTTTTTCATTTATGCAGCCAGTGATAGAGCAACAAACTGGAAAAAGTTATTCAAACCTTGTTGAACAAAGAATTTTCCAACCTTTACATATGGATACAGCATCTATTGGCATGGATGACTTTTTAGCCACTAAAAACCGAGCTAGTCCGCATATAAAGACCCGTTCAGGCTTTAAAAAAGTGAAGGTAAAGCCTAATTACTACCAAGTAGAACCCGCCGCTGGTGTCAATGCCAGTATCAAAGATCTCTCCAAATGGCTGATTGCCAATTTAGGCAATAACCCTGAGGTGCTCAGTCCTCAATTACTGGCAGAAATTAAGACTCCAGGGGTACGAACAAGCAAAGAGCTTCGCCGACGTGAGTGGAAAAGATACTTAGACGATGCTCATTATGGTAAAGGGTGGAGAGTCTATAATTTTGAAGGTGAGGAGCTGGTTTATCATGCTGGCTGGGTTGCTGGTTATGTTGCAGAAGTTGCTTATTCACCACGCCTCAATATTGGTATGGCCATGTTACTCAACGGCGAATCCCGAGTGATGGCCAAGTTAGGCGCCAATTTTTGGCATAATGTGATTAAACAGCAGGCTAAACTCTCAAAGGAAAAAGCCAGTCAAGTTGCCGCTCGTTAA
- the pdsS gene encoding proteobacterial dedicated sortase system histidine kinase — protein sequence MSTLFKHFSGLKERVLTFHPPIGLRSKVGILSLFLLCLPWLGYQYVWEMEKYLRYGQEKTLEGTTQALATALHERPNLFDIQASFLTQVEQGRDLYAYQLAGPIQLDGKLNDWALYRHRSINYGHGHQIFKHDVQAPLNISFNHMVGKYGGYLYAFFEVTDPSVIYRGSNSLKIDVNDHLAIATLAPDGKFKRYIIATQKDGWVSSYELPADPQKRMPVTPELKIQGKWLKTETGYNVEIRLPLEMVGSKLGFAIYDVNDKKTRRLDAIVGTSAIDDVENLGTVLVPSPEIESIIKGMSHNSSRIWVVDKHGRVLAKSGDIRTSNSVWTRTVQDKPDDSFWARFKRDYLHRFYYKILTTPPKDFIDSLQDSTVLEGSHIKNALSGKQGSTWRLTPDNKAVILAAASPIWIDDKVMGVVIAEETTHGIRTLRNKALEKLFNVILTIMSMGTLSLFFFASSISSRIRKLRDEAEEAIDSQGRIRKTILGSEVRDEIGDLSRSFSSIVSRLGQYTHYLENMSSRLSHELRTPVAVVRSSLEHLSLQHLDPDTRKYVDRAEEGVSRLNMILNNMSEATRLEESLSNAENDIFPLSKVISGCMQGYQLTYPEKQFVVSITDEPLTMTGVPEYIAQLMDKLIANAMEFSNEGTPITVTLEMKHRQAELVVSNFGPILPDKMAEQIFESMVSVRQQKAQDKPHLGLGLYIARLITDFHEGTIKARNLTVENKPSSQELALSGVEIIVSLPYIKDK from the coding sequence ATGAGCACACTCTTCAAGCACTTTTCAGGGCTTAAAGAACGGGTTTTAACATTCCACCCTCCAATCGGGCTAAGATCAAAAGTCGGTATCTTGTCACTATTTTTACTGTGTTTACCTTGGCTTGGGTATCAATATGTGTGGGAAATGGAAAAATATCTTAGATACGGTCAAGAAAAAACCCTCGAAGGAACCACACAAGCATTAGCAACAGCACTTCATGAACGCCCCAACCTTTTCGATATACAGGCAAGCTTTTTAACACAAGTCGAGCAAGGGCGAGATCTCTATGCTTACCAGTTAGCTGGTCCAATTCAATTAGATGGTAAACTGAATGACTGGGCCCTTTACCGCCATCGCAGTATTAATTACGGTCACGGCCATCAGATCTTCAAACATGATGTACAAGCACCGTTAAATATCAGCTTTAATCATATGGTAGGTAAATACGGTGGATATCTGTATGCATTTTTTGAAGTCACCGATCCTAGCGTCATCTATCGTGGCAGCAACAGCTTAAAAATCGACGTCAATGATCATCTGGCTATTGCGACTCTAGCGCCCGATGGAAAATTCAAACGCTATATCATAGCCACTCAAAAAGATGGCTGGGTCAGCTCCTATGAGCTCCCTGCAGATCCTCAAAAGAGAATGCCTGTTACACCTGAATTAAAAATCCAGGGTAAATGGCTCAAAACAGAGACAGGCTACAATGTCGAGATTAGACTGCCCTTAGAGATGGTAGGCAGTAAACTAGGCTTCGCTATCTATGATGTTAACGATAAGAAGACTCGTCGCCTCGATGCCATTGTTGGTACATCTGCTATCGATGATGTTGAAAATTTAGGCACGGTTCTGGTTCCTTCCCCAGAAATCGAAAGTATCATCAAAGGGATGAGTCATAACAGCTCAAGGATCTGGGTGGTTGATAAACATGGTAGGGTATTAGCCAAATCCGGAGATATCCGCACCAGTAACAGTGTATGGACACGTACAGTCCAAGATAAACCCGATGATTCATTTTGGGCACGCTTTAAACGTGATTATTTACATCGATTTTACTACAAAATTTTAACCACTCCACCTAAAGACTTTATTGACTCGTTACAAGATTCTACGGTACTAGAAGGCAGTCATATTAAAAATGCATTGTCCGGTAAACAAGGCTCAACCTGGCGCCTCACTCCCGATAATAAAGCGGTGATACTTGCAGCTGCTAGCCCTATTTGGATTGATGATAAAGTGATGGGCGTCGTGATTGCCGAAGAGACAACTCACGGGATCCGCACATTACGTAATAAAGCATTAGAGAAACTCTTTAATGTCATACTCACCATCATGAGTATGGGAACATTGTCCCTGTTCTTCTTTGCGTCCAGTATCTCTAGCCGGATCAGAAAGTTAAGAGACGAAGCTGAGGAGGCTATCGATAGCCAAGGACGAATTCGTAAGACGATTTTAGGTTCAGAAGTCCGCGATGAAATCGGCGATCTGTCTCGTAGTTTTTCAAGCATTGTCAGTCGCTTAGGGCAATACACACATTACCTAGAAAATATGTCATCACGTTTATCCCATGAACTCAGAACCCCTGTTGCAGTGGTGAGATCTTCACTCGAGCATTTAAGCCTGCAACACTTAGACCCTGACACGCGTAAATACGTTGATCGCGCCGAAGAAGGTGTTAGCCGACTCAATATGATCCTGAACAATATGAGTGAAGCCACACGATTAGAAGAGAGCCTCTCTAATGCTGAGAACGATATTTTCCCGCTATCTAAGGTCATTTCCGGCTGTATGCAAGGCTATCAGCTCACCTACCCTGAAAAACAGTTTGTGGTCTCCATTACCGATGAGCCGTTAACAATGACTGGCGTGCCTGAATATATCGCGCAACTGATGGATAAATTGATTGCCAATGCAATGGAGTTTAGTAATGAAGGTACGCCAATTACTGTCACGCTAGAGATGAAACATAGACAAGCTGAATTAGTGGTCTCCAACTTCGGCCCGATACTTCCTGATAAAATGGCTGAGCAGATATTCGAATCCATGGTCTCAGTGCGTCAACAAAAAGCACAAGATAAACCGCACTTAGGTCTAGGACTTTATATTGCACGTCTTATTACAGACTTTCATGAGGGGACGATTAAAGCACGTAACCTCACCGTCGAAAATAAACCTTCTAGCCAAGAATTAGCGCTATCTGGAGTGGAAATAATCGTGTCACTCCCCTATATCAAAGACAAATAA
- the aat gene encoding leucyl/phenylalanyl-tRNA--protein transferase encodes MNSLSYLNHQLEQFPEPELALTDPNGLLAIGGDLQPERLLNAYYEGIFPWFNLDDPILWWSPDPRAVFVPGSMKVSRSLNKFLKKQTWTYTVNQAFDDVIKGCAQPRASQDGTWITTEIQQAYQALHHLGKAHSVEVWDKDQLIGGLYGLAIGQVFCGESMFHCQTNASKAAMLALHQHMLRSGFKLIDAQVVNPHLASLGAIALKRKDFINLLKRFRQGEVSEETWLPQEVHLEL; translated from the coding sequence GTGAACTCTCTGTCCTATTTAAATCATCAACTCGAGCAGTTTCCAGAGCCTGAGCTAGCACTCACCGACCCTAACGGTCTTCTGGCTATCGGCGGAGACTTACAACCCGAGCGCTTGCTTAACGCATACTACGAGGGGATATTCCCCTGGTTTAATCTCGATGATCCTATCTTGTGGTGGTCACCCGATCCTAGAGCGGTATTTGTACCTGGAAGCATGAAGGTCAGTCGAAGTTTAAATAAGTTTTTAAAGAAGCAAACTTGGACCTATACCGTCAATCAGGCTTTTGATGATGTTATCAAGGGCTGCGCTCAACCACGGGCCTCTCAAGATGGCACCTGGATCACCACTGAAATCCAGCAAGCCTATCAAGCACTGCATCATCTAGGGAAGGCTCACTCGGTTGAAGTATGGGACAAAGATCAGCTTATTGGAGGCCTCTATGGCTTAGCTATTGGTCAGGTGTTTTGTGGTGAGTCTATGTTTCACTGCCAAACTAACGCCTCTAAAGCTGCGATGTTAGCGCTGCACCAACATATGCTAAGATCAGGCTTTAAACTTATTGATGCCCAAGTGGTGAACCCTCACCTAGCATCTTTGGGTGCGATTGCATTAAAAAGAAAAGATTTTATCAATTTACTCAAACGTTTCCGCCAAGGCGAAGTATCAGAAGAAACCTGGTTACCACAAGAGGTTCACCTTGAGCTCTAA
- a CDS encoding Nif3-like dinuclear metal center hexameric protein: MTRTELGRYLSKFLQVSQFKDYAPNGLQVEGRAEIKKIVTGVSASQALIAKAIELNADALLVHHGFFWKGEAEVITGMKQRRIKALLTHDINLFGYHLPLDAHPMLGNNAELGRKLDISDAEAVEGVAQGLIWQGRLDTPMTAQDFSTHLAKVLNREPLHIGDDSAEIQRIAWCTGGAQDYIDHAADLGVDAFISGEVSERTYHSAIELGIHYFAAGHHATERYGIQALGEHLAREFDIEHIFVDINNPV; encoded by the coding sequence ATGACACGTACTGAGCTAGGTCGATACCTCTCCAAGTTTTTGCAAGTTTCTCAATTTAAAGATTATGCGCCGAATGGTTTGCAAGTAGAGGGTCGCGCTGAGATAAAGAAAATTGTTACCGGTGTATCCGCTAGCCAAGCTCTAATAGCTAAAGCGATCGAGCTTAATGCTGATGCGTTATTAGTCCATCATGGTTTTTTTTGGAAAGGTGAAGCTGAAGTTATCACTGGAATGAAACAGCGAAGAATTAAAGCCTTGTTAACTCATGATATTAATTTGTTTGGTTACCATTTGCCCCTAGATGCACATCCTATGCTTGGCAACAATGCCGAGCTTGGACGTAAATTGGATATCTCAGATGCGGAGGCCGTTGAAGGAGTGGCACAGGGATTAATCTGGCAAGGTCGCCTTGATACGCCAATGACGGCGCAAGATTTCTCCACTCACTTGGCAAAAGTACTTAATCGAGAGCCGTTGCATATTGGTGATGATAGCGCTGAAATTCAACGTATCGCCTGGTGTACAGGTGGTGCTCAGGATTACATCGATCATGCAGCAGACTTAGGTGTAGATGCTTTTATTAGTGGTGAAGTGTCTGAAAGGACTTACCACAGTGCTATTGAGTTAGGTATTCATTACTTTGCAGCTGGACACCATGCAACCGAAAGGTATGGTATTCAAGCGTTAGGAGAGCATCTAGCGAGAGAGTTTGATATTGAACACATCTTCGTGGATATTAACAACCCTGTCTAA
- a CDS encoding arginyltransferase: MSSKSQQVSVGITKSFPCSYLDNQLEQLLVLQEESVDLALFEQLLALGFRRSGGTIYKPQCPHCSACLPIRIPTDEFTPSRRQKRTLRNNRDLIWKIVDKQAEYHYALYEIYINQRHNDGPMYPASREQYQHFIGSAWLDPIFIELWSDKKLVGVAVTDILPNSLSAIYTFFAPDEHKRSLGSLSILIQCRLAKLMGKGFVYLGYQIDESRKMNYKRDYTPYQILTGNGWLQMPDDT, from the coding sequence TTGAGCTCTAAATCACAGCAAGTCTCAGTCGGGATCACCAAGAGCTTTCCCTGTAGCTATCTTGACAATCAACTGGAGCAGCTTTTAGTGCTTCAAGAAGAGAGTGTCGATCTGGCATTATTCGAACAACTGCTTGCATTAGGCTTTAGACGCAGTGGTGGCACCATTTATAAACCTCAATGTCCGCACTGTAGTGCATGTCTGCCAATCAGGATCCCAACGGATGAGTTCACACCATCGAGAAGACAAAAGAGAACACTTAGGAATAACCGTGATTTAATATGGAAAATTGTCGACAAACAAGCTGAATATCACTATGCCTTGTATGAAATCTACATCAACCAACGACATAATGATGGACCTATGTATCCTGCTTCAAGAGAGCAATACCAACATTTTATCGGCTCGGCTTGGCTCGATCCCATTTTTATTGAACTTTGGAGCGACAAAAAGCTCGTTGGCGTCGCAGTGACTGATATTTTGCCAAACAGCCTCTCAGCCATCTATACTTTTTTTGCGCCCGACGAACACAAACGCTCTTTAGGATCGTTATCGATTTTAATCCAATGCCGATTAGCTAAATTAATGGGCAAAGGCTTTGTGTATCTTGGCTACCAAATTGATGAATCCAGGAAGATGAACTATAAAAGAGACTATACTCCATATCAAATTTTGACTGGTAATGGCTGGCTGCAAATGCCTGATGACACGTAA